One window of the Lactococcus lactis genome contains the following:
- the comGA gene encoding competence type IV pilus ATPase ComGA: protein MIPKMAKELIQRAIDRDASDIYLIASKEKYKLYFRQMTARDLVEEIGLEVGLALLTHFKFLAGMNTGERRRVQLGACWYEIEESNAKRLRLSTVGDFEGNESLVIRLLHDQNKELDFWFDEELENYDCKRGLHLFAGPVGSGKTSLMFDLARRHFTDLQVITIEEPVELIDSDFIQLQVNEVIGNSYDELIKLSLRHRPDLLIVGEIRDKLTAQAVLRASLTGYTVFSTVHASSVRGVIQRLSELGLSHWEIKNALSSVVYQRLIAGKGVLDIAKNEFESWSSENWNKKIDQLLTNGYLTPTEAKREKIKTD, encoded by the coding sequence ATGATACCAAAAATGGCAAAAGAATTAATTCAAAGAGCAATTGATAGAGATGCATCAGATATTTATCTGATTGCTTCAAAAGAAAAGTATAAACTTTATTTTCGACAAATGACAGCACGTGATCTGGTAGAAGAAATTGGGTTAGAAGTTGGCTTAGCACTACTTACTCACTTTAAGTTTCTAGCTGGGATGAATACAGGAGAACGCAGACGAGTTCAATTGGGAGCTTGTTGGTATGAAATAGAGGAAAGTAATGCAAAACGTTTGCGTCTTTCGACAGTGGGGGATTTCGAGGGTAATGAATCTTTAGTAATACGTCTCTTGCATGATCAAAACAAAGAACTTGATTTTTGGTTTGATGAAGAGCTAGAGAATTATGATTGTAAAAGAGGATTGCATCTCTTTGCCGGTCCAGTAGGCTCGGGAAAAACATCTTTAATGTTTGATTTAGCTCGTCGTCATTTTACAGATTTACAAGTTATCACTATTGAAGAACCCGTTGAGTTGATTGATTCCGATTTTATTCAGTTACAAGTCAACGAAGTCATTGGTAATAGTTATGATGAATTAATTAAATTATCACTGAGGCATCGCCCAGATTTGTTAATCGTTGGTGAAATTCGTGATAAATTGACCGCTCAAGCAGTTTTACGGGCTAGTTTGACAGGTTATACAGTGTTTTCAACCGTTCATGCCTCTTCTGTTAGAGGTGTCATTCAGAGATTATCAGAGCTGGGTTTAAGTCATTGGGAAATAAAAAATGCTTTATCAAGTGTTGTTTATCAGCGTTTAATAGCTGGGAAAGGAGTATTAGACATTGCCAAAAACGAATTTGAGTCTTGGTCATCAGAAAATTGGAATAAAAAAATTGATCAGCTACTTACAAATGGATATCTCACACCTACTGAAGCCAAAAGGGAAAAAATTAAGACTGATTAA
- a CDS encoding PolC-type DNA polymerase III: MENLFEKLMEQIKMPPNLRRSSQFEHADIENVEVHTASKLWHFQLIFDEILPIDTYKLLTELTETAFSTIARTEISVSSRNQNIDEQNLNDYYQYALTLPELCDSAFSSIFKKYHLEKEEEKIHLMVEDNPQMDFFVEKYFPILEEKFKSFGFGELRITPLVDQELTETQAAAHAEKVAARLAAQTAEQAQISEIKKQRSEERESKNTREAKPEFVETALSDGIFFGRKISGQSPITSMSFIAGEGFGVIFEGLVFEAAHREFTGKESGKVNHILELKMADETSTFMISKWGRKDEEIAQFDQIVNTVKAMNEKIIADRTDGEDNFTDSLSDALWLRVQGNIEHDKYKDDLVMTANAVVEIKPKPTIDRVALQIKAVKSDKIQLGREIKNNEPVTPMRSVSEFSTNGPVVFEGYVFKGELREIKSRKTGNISYLLEFEMTDYTSSFYVQKWLRGEEEIQLAKQIKAGLWCRVRGNVQRDNFKNDLVLQLTDLIEIPTQNVREDKSDEKRVEFHAHTNMSQMDAIPSASSLVAQAAKWGHKAIAITDHGGLQSFPEAHSAGKKNGVKIIYGVEANLVEDKIPIVYNETDVDMYESTYVVFDVETTGLSAVHNDLIQIAATKMHKGNPIDEFDEFINPGYRLSEFTTELTGITDDHVKNAKPLYEVLTKFQKFCEGTILVAHNATFDVGFMNMNYSRNGLPIITQPVVDTLEFARNLYPEMKRFGLGQLTKKFQIGLEHHHMANFDAEATGRLLFVFLEELRTRNTGWTSLLELNDKLVSEDSYKKVRPKHVTLYAKTQEGLKNLFKIVSFGNVKYYAGLPRVPRSVLEANREGLLVGSACEIGEVFDAAINKTFEETLEIAKFYDFIEVFPPALYRSLVVGGSFKSEKELEQTLKDLIKIGKTLGKPVLATGNLHYLNPEDAIYREIIVRSLGLGAEINWTQGHGEHAKPLPLPEAHFRTTDEMLEAFSFLDEKTAREIVIDNTQKMADEFDVLTPVRDDLYTPKMVFDGGETSEERIVRLTYEKAHEWYGNPLPDIIDARLEKELRSILGNGFSVVYIISQELVKRSNDRGYIVGSRGSVGSSLVATMIGITEVNPLAPHYRCPECQYFECYDDGSFGSGYDMPDKNCPKCDHKLIKDGHDIPFETFLGFKGDKVPDIDLNFSGDDQPLAHLDVRDIFGEDYAFRAGTIGTVAEKTAFGFVKGYERDYDQFYGNAEIDRLAAGSTGVKRTTGQHPGGIIVIPNYMDVYDFSPVQFPADDVNAEWQTTHFDFHAIHDNILKLDILGHDDPTMIRKLQSLSGIVPQDIPMDDPGVMKLFTGTESLGLTEEQLGVKLGTLGIPEMGTFTSMNMIAEAKPKNFADLLQISGLSHGTDVWSGNAQDLIRSGIADLSSVIGCRDDIMVYLIHKGLENGLAFTIMERVRKGMWNKIPAEEREKYVEAMREHDVPEWYIESCSKIKYMFPKAHAAAYIMMALRVAYFKVHHPILYYCAWFSIRATAFDIGVMGAGLEAVKAKMKEIKDKGFDATNVETNLYTTLELCNEMLERGFTFGKIDLYRSEATEFVIDGDTLIPPFVTMDGLGENVAKQIVAARAEGEFLSKMELRKRGGVSQTIIENMTNMGVLEGMPDDNQLSLFDDFF, from the coding sequence ATGGAAAATCTGTTTGAAAAATTGATGGAACAAATCAAAATGCCACCAAATTTGCGTCGTTCTAGCCAATTTGAGCATGCTGATATTGAAAATGTTGAAGTGCACACGGCAAGTAAGCTCTGGCACTTTCAGTTAATTTTTGATGAGATTTTACCAATTGATACATATAAATTACTGACAGAACTGACGGAAACTGCTTTTTCGACAATTGCTCGTACAGAAATTTCTGTCAGCAGTCGAAATCAAAATATTGATGAGCAAAATCTGAATGATTATTATCAATATGCACTTACACTTCCAGAATTATGCGATTCTGCTTTTTCAAGTATTTTTAAGAAATATCATCTTGAAAAGGAAGAAGAAAAAATTCACTTAATGGTGGAAGATAATCCGCAAATGGATTTTTTTGTGGAAAAATATTTTCCAATTCTAGAGGAAAAATTTAAGTCTTTCGGTTTTGGAGAATTAAGAATAACCCCTCTAGTTGACCAGGAGCTGACAGAAACGCAAGCAGCTGCTCACGCTGAAAAAGTTGCGGCTCGCTTGGCGGCTCAAACTGCAGAACAAGCCCAAATTTCTGAAATCAAAAAACAACGTTCAGAAGAACGGGAAAGCAAAAATACCAGAGAAGCAAAACCAGAATTTGTGGAAACAGCACTTTCTGACGGCATTTTCTTTGGCCGAAAAATCAGCGGACAAAGTCCAATTACCAGCATGTCTTTTATTGCTGGAGAAGGTTTTGGCGTTATTTTTGAGGGACTTGTTTTTGAAGCCGCACACCGTGAGTTTACGGGAAAAGAATCAGGCAAAGTCAACCATATTTTAGAATTAAAAATGGCTGATGAAACTTCAACTTTTATGATTTCAAAATGGGGTCGTAAGGATGAAGAAATTGCCCAATTTGACCAAATTGTCAATACTGTCAAAGCTATGAATGAAAAAATTATAGCTGACCGTACTGATGGGGAAGATAATTTTACTGACAGCTTATCTGATGCTCTTTGGTTGCGTGTACAAGGAAATATTGAACATGACAAATACAAAGATGATTTGGTGATGACCGCTAATGCGGTTGTGGAAATTAAACCTAAACCAACCATTGACCGTGTTGCTCTTCAAATCAAAGCTGTAAAATCAGATAAAATTCAATTAGGTCGCGAAATCAAAAATAATGAACCCGTCACTCCGATGCGTTCTGTCAGTGAATTTTCGACTAACGGACCGGTTGTTTTTGAAGGATATGTCTTTAAAGGCGAACTTCGTGAAATTAAATCACGTAAAACAGGAAATATTAGTTACCTTCTTGAATTTGAGATGACTGATTACACTTCAAGTTTTTACGTTCAGAAATGGCTACGTGGCGAAGAAGAAATTCAGCTAGCCAAACAAATTAAAGCGGGACTATGGTGTCGAGTCCGCGGGAATGTTCAACGAGACAATTTCAAAAATGATTTAGTCCTACAATTGACCGATTTGATTGAAATTCCGACACAAAATGTTCGCGAAGACAAATCAGATGAAAAACGTGTTGAATTTCACGCGCATACTAATATGAGTCAAATGGACGCCATTCCTTCTGCTTCTAGTTTGGTTGCTCAAGCTGCTAAATGGGGACATAAAGCTATTGCAATTACTGACCATGGTGGTTTGCAATCTTTCCCTGAGGCTCACTCGGCTGGAAAGAAGAATGGCGTCAAGATTATCTATGGCGTCGAAGCCAATCTTGTTGAAGATAAAATTCCGATTGTTTACAATGAAACTGACGTTGATATGTATGAATCAACTTATGTTGTATTCGACGTGGAAACAACAGGACTTTCGGCAGTTCATAATGATTTGATTCAGATTGCGGCAACAAAAATGCACAAAGGGAATCCAATTGATGAATTTGATGAATTTATCAATCCAGGATATCGTTTGAGCGAATTTACAACAGAATTAACCGGAATTACAGATGACCATGTCAAAAATGCCAAACCATTATATGAAGTTCTAACAAAATTCCAAAAGTTTTGTGAAGGAACAATTCTTGTTGCCCACAATGCAACATTTGACGTGGGCTTCATGAATATGAACTATTCACGAAATGGTTTGCCGATTATCACGCAACCAGTGGTTGATACGCTTGAATTTGCCCGTAATCTCTACCCAGAAATGAAACGTTTTGGTTTGGGTCAATTGACTAAGAAATTCCAAATTGGACTTGAACATCACCATATGGCCAACTTTGATGCGGAAGCAACCGGACGTTTGCTCTTTGTATTTTTGGAAGAATTACGTACTAGAAATACAGGATGGACAAGTCTTTTAGAACTTAATGACAAATTGGTCAGTGAAGATTCTTATAAAAAAGTTCGTCCAAAACACGTGACTTTATATGCCAAGACACAAGAAGGTTTAAAAAATCTCTTTAAAATTGTTAGTTTTGGGAATGTTAAATATTATGCTGGTCTTCCTCGGGTTCCACGTTCTGTTTTAGAAGCCAACCGTGAAGGTTTGTTGGTCGGTTCGGCCTGCGAAATTGGTGAAGTTTTTGATGCAGCAATCAATAAAACATTTGAAGAAACGCTTGAAATCGCCAAGTTTTATGATTTTATCGAAGTATTTCCACCAGCTCTTTATCGTTCACTTGTTGTTGGTGGTTCTTTCAAATCAGAAAAAGAATTGGAACAAACGCTTAAAGATTTGATAAAAATTGGTAAGACTTTAGGCAAGCCAGTTCTGGCCACAGGTAATTTACATTATTTGAACCCAGAAGATGCTATTTATCGAGAAATTATTGTTCGCTCACTTGGTCTTGGAGCTGAAATTAACTGGACTCAAGGACATGGGGAACATGCCAAACCTCTTCCGTTACCCGAAGCTCACTTTAGAACAACTGATGAAATGCTTGAAGCCTTTAGTTTTCTTGATGAGAAGACCGCGCGTGAAATTGTCATTGACAATACGCAAAAGATGGCGGATGAATTTGATGTATTGACTCCAGTTCGGGATGATTTATATACACCTAAGATGGTTTTTGATGGAGGAGAAACCTCCGAAGAACGAATTGTTCGCTTAACTTATGAAAAAGCACATGAGTGGTATGGTAATCCATTGCCAGATATTATTGACGCACGACTTGAAAAAGAACTTCGATCGATTTTAGGAAATGGTTTCTCAGTTGTTTATATTATTTCACAAGAACTTGTAAAACGTTCTAATGACCGAGGCTATATCGTTGGTTCACGGGGTTCTGTTGGTTCATCACTTGTTGCGACAATGATTGGGATTACCGAAGTAAATCCTTTGGCTCCACATTATCGTTGCCCAGAATGTCAATATTTTGAATGCTATGATGATGGATCTTTCGGTTCTGGTTATGACATGCCAGATAAAAATTGCCCTAAATGTGATCATAAACTCATCAAAGATGGGCATGATATTCCTTTTGAAACTTTCTTAGGTTTCAAGGGAGACAAAGTTCCCGATATCGATTTGAACTTCTCTGGGGATGATCAACCTCTTGCTCACTTGGACGTTCGAGATATCTTTGGTGAAGATTATGCCTTTCGAGCAGGAACAATTGGTACGGTTGCTGAAAAAACAGCCTTTGGTTTTGTCAAAGGTTATGAACGTGATTATGATCAATTTTATGGAAATGCAGAAATTGACCGCTTAGCTGCTGGATCAACTGGTGTTAAACGAACAACAGGACAGCACCCTGGTGGGATTATCGTTATTCCAAATTATATGGATGTTTATGATTTTTCTCCTGTACAATTTCCGGCCGATGATGTTAATGCCGAATGGCAAACGACTCACTTTGATTTCCATGCGATTCATGACAATATCTTAAAACTTGACATCCTTGGACATGATGACCCCACGATGATTCGAAAATTACAAAGTCTCTCTGGTATTGTTCCTCAAGATATTCCAATGGATGACCCCGGAGTGATGAAGCTTTTCACTGGGACAGAATCTTTGGGCTTGACCGAAGAACAGTTAGGGGTAAAATTAGGAACTTTAGGAATCCCTGAAATGGGAACTTTCACCTCAATGAACATGATTGCCGAAGCCAAACCTAAAAACTTCGCAGATTTACTCCAAATTTCTGGACTTTCACACGGAACGGACGTTTGGTCAGGAAATGCTCAAGATTTAATTCGTTCAGGGATTGCCGACTTATCAAGCGTTATTGGCTGTCGGGATGATATCATGGTTTATCTTATTCATAAGGGGCTAGAAAACGGTCTTGCTTTTACAATTATGGAACGGGTGCGTAAGGGAATGTGGAATAAAATTCCCGCCGAAGAACGTGAAAAATATGTAGAAGCTATGCGAGAACATGATGTTCCTGAATGGTACATTGAGTCTTGTTCAAAGATTAAATACATGTTCCCTAAAGCCCATGCGGCAGCCTATATTATGATGGCTTTACGGGTAGCTTATTTCAAAGTTCATCATCCAATATTGTATTATTGTGCATGGTTCTCTATTAGAGCAACTGCCTTTGATATTGGGGTAATGGGAGCAGGTCTTGAAGCAGTCAAAGCCAAAATGAAAGAAATTAAAGATAAAGGTTTTGATGCAACAAATGTTGAAACTAACCTCTATACGACTTTAGAGCTTTGTAATGAAATGTTAGAGCGTGGTTTCACTTTTGGTAAAATTGACCTTTATCGCTCGGAGGCTACTGAGTTTGTTATTGATGGTGATACTTTAATTCCGCCATTTGTAACAATGGACGGATTGGGTGAAAACGTAGCAAAACAAATCGTTGCAGCGCGTGCTGAAGGCGAATTTTTAAGTAAAATGGAACTTCGTAAGCGTGGTGGTGTTTCACAAACGATTATTGAAAACATGACCAATATGGGTGTTCTTGAAGGAATGCCTGATGATAATCAATTAAGTCTATTTGATGATTTCTTTTGA
- a CDS encoding NAD(P)/FAD-dependent oxidoreductase: protein MKIVIVGSSHAGICAGLRALEEYPEAEITLYDKRNQVSFVSQGIISYLAGQKSVLNQSSYSSVEELKAAGLNMQMETVVEEIDTKNKRLFYRRVNSKKTKLALYDKLIFATGSYPAMTSVPFDKKSKLYFLKSMDDAIKTDEFLKTAKNIAVIGGGMTGVEVARIAQERGIQTTLIHRNKNLLNDYLDEPASHLLESWMNAEGMRLLLNTEVTEIGFDEENTIIQTANGQKIPVDGVIFTIGFRPNSYLLNQQVELGDSGAVIVDEYMQTTCPDVFAVGDVSTTYVNLLEKSYYLPHASDAVRDGEIAAINLLAPRQKINSSQGTYHVPMNNLVMAMTGITIRQAVDAGYDADAVHLLNEHLDGHSPSNIWMIYERRTHQILGLQCIGKTSDMAEYVNIFSLAIQQELKIEDIEFTDFYFEHGYKDPRGLNRILARLVRENER, encoded by the coding sequence ATGAAAATTGTTATTGTTGGAAGCTCCCACGCCGGAATTTGTGCCGGATTACGTGCGCTTGAAGAATACCCAGAAGCCGAAATTACGCTTTATGATAAGCGTAATCAGGTTTCTTTTGTTTCTCAAGGAATTATTTCTTATCTGGCGGGTCAAAAATCTGTCCTTAATCAATCTAGTTATTCATCGGTAGAAGAACTAAAAGCTGCTGGTTTAAACATGCAAATGGAAACGGTGGTTGAAGAGATTGATACCAAAAATAAACGGCTATTTTATCGGAGAGTCAATTCCAAAAAGACGAAACTCGCTCTCTATGATAAATTGATTTTTGCTACGGGTTCTTATCCGGCAATGACCTCTGTTCCTTTTGATAAAAAAAGCAAACTTTACTTTTTAAAAAGTATGGATGATGCAATAAAAACAGATGAATTTCTGAAAACAGCCAAAAATATTGCAGTAATTGGTGGTGGAATGACCGGAGTTGAAGTTGCTCGGATTGCCCAAGAAAGAGGAATTCAGACAACACTCATTCATCGCAATAAAAATCTTTTAAACGATTATCTTGATGAACCAGCAAGTCATTTATTGGAAAGTTGGATGAATGCAGAGGGAATGCGTCTTCTATTAAATACAGAAGTGACAGAAATTGGGTTTGACGAAGAAAATACAATCATTCAAACAGCAAATGGTCAGAAAATTCCTGTTGATGGAGTAATCTTTACGATTGGTTTTCGGCCTAATTCTTATCTTCTGAATCAACAAGTTGAGTTAGGAGATAGCGGAGCGGTTATTGTTGATGAATACATGCAAACCACTTGTCCAGATGTTTTTGCTGTCGGAGATGTTTCAACGACTTATGTTAATTTGTTGGAAAAAAGCTATTATCTGCCACATGCTTCGGATGCTGTTCGCGATGGTGAAATTGCGGCGATTAATTTACTTGCTCCTCGCCAAAAAATTAATAGTAGTCAGGGAACTTATCATGTTCCAATGAATAATTTAGTGATGGCTATGACTGGGATTACAATAAGACAGGCAGTTGATGCTGGTTATGATGCAGATGCGGTTCATTTACTAAATGAACACTTAGACGGACATTCACCAAGTAATATTTGGATGATTTATGAAAGACGCACTCATCAAATTCTTGGTTTACAATGTATTGGAAAAACGAGCGATATGGCAGAGTACGTCAATATTTTCTCACTTGCGATTCAACAAGAATTAAAAATTGAGGATATTGAGTTCACAGACTTTTATTTTGAACATGGCTATAAAGACCCTCGGGGTCTCAATCGCATATTAGCTCGACTAGTAAGGGAGAATGAAAGGTAG
- a CDS encoding proline--tRNA ligase produces the protein MKQSKMLIPTLREMPSDAQVISHALLMRAGYVRQVSAGIYAYLPLANRVLEKLKNIMREEFDEIGAVELLAPSLLTADLWRESGRYDTYGEDLYKLKNRDNSDFILGPTHEETMTSLVRDEITSYKKLPLNVYQIAPKFRDEKRPRYGLLRGREFLMKDGYSYHADQDSLDETYNDYKKAYEKIFERAGLNFKPIIADAGAMGGKDSQEFIAITDDRINLEKWLVLSKNITSIEEIPESVLSEIKEELGKWLIAGEDTIVYAEGGDYAANIEMASSQFEPNVAYTEELELEKVATPGAKTIDEVSKFLEIDEEQTVKTLVYHADDELVVILLNGNDQLNEVKLTNYLGASFIEAASEAEVEEKFGAHFGSLGPIGLENVKIIADRKVEQIKNAVVGANVDGFHYKNANFGRDYEVEEFVDLRTVNEGEISPDGRGTLKFARGIEIGHIFKLGTRYTEAMNANILDANGRSIPMLMGCYGIGVSRLLSAILEQFARIYVEKTPREEFKFSWSINFPKELAPFDIHLVPVNVKDEAAMELTSELEEKLRGKGYQVLVDDRNERAGVKFADSDLIGLPVRVTIGKKAAEGVVEVKIRATGEVVEINKDELVNTIEILSK, from the coding sequence ATGAAACAATCAAAAATGCTTATACCAACCCTTCGGGAAATGCCTTCTGATGCCCAGGTTATCAGCCATGCCTTACTTATGCGCGCAGGATATGTTCGTCAAGTTTCAGCAGGAATTTATGCTTACTTGCCATTAGCAAACCGCGTACTTGAAAAGTTGAAAAATATCATGCGTGAAGAGTTTGACGAAATTGGTGCAGTAGAACTTCTTGCCCCAAGTCTTTTGACAGCTGACCTTTGGCGTGAATCTGGCCGTTATGACACATATGGTGAGGATTTATATAAATTAAAAAACCGTGATAATTCTGATTTTATTTTAGGACCAACACATGAAGAAACAATGACTTCTCTTGTCCGTGATGAAATTACTTCTTATAAAAAATTACCACTTAATGTTTACCAAATTGCTCCAAAATTCCGTGATGAAAAACGTCCACGTTATGGACTATTGCGCGGTCGTGAGTTCTTGATGAAAGATGGTTATAGCTACCATGCTGACCAAGATTCATTGGACGAGACTTATAATGATTACAAAAAAGCCTACGAAAAAATCTTTGAACGTGCTGGCTTAAACTTTAAACCAATTATTGCCGATGCTGGAGCAATGGGTGGTAAAGATAGTCAAGAATTTATTGCTATTACAGATGATAGAATCAATCTTGAAAAATGGCTCGTTTTGAGTAAGAATATTACATCAATCGAAGAAATTCCAGAATCTGTCCTTTCAGAAATCAAAGAAGAACTTGGCAAATGGTTGATTGCTGGTGAAGATACAATTGTCTACGCTGAAGGTGGTGATTATGCGGCAAATATTGAAATGGCCAGCAGTCAATTTGAACCAAATGTAGCTTATACTGAAGAACTTGAACTTGAAAAAGTAGCGACACCAGGTGCTAAAACAATTGATGAAGTTTCAAAATTCCTTGAAATTGATGAAGAACAAACAGTTAAAACATTGGTTTATCACGCAGATGATGAATTAGTGGTTATTTTGTTAAATGGTAATGACCAACTCAACGAAGTCAAATTGACCAATTATCTTGGAGCATCATTTATTGAAGCTGCCAGTGAAGCAGAAGTTGAAGAAAAATTTGGAGCTCATTTTGGTTCACTTGGACCAATCGGGCTTGAAAATGTCAAGATTATTGCTGACCGCAAAGTTGAACAAATTAAAAATGCTGTGGTTGGAGCTAACGTTGATGGTTTCCATTATAAAAATGCTAACTTTGGCCGTGATTATGAAGTTGAAGAGTTTGTTGATTTACGTACAGTTAATGAAGGTGAAATTTCACCAGATGGCCGTGGAACTTTGAAATTTGCGCGTGGTATCGAAATTGGACATATCTTTAAATTAGGAACTCGCTATACAGAAGCGATGAATGCCAATATTCTTGATGCGAATGGTCGTTCAATTCCAATGCTCATGGGTTGTTACGGAATCGGTGTAAGTCGTTTGCTTTCAGCTATTTTGGAACAATTTGCTCGTATCTATGTTGAAAAAACGCCAAGAGAAGAATTTAAATTTAGCTGGTCAATTAATTTCCCTAAAGAATTAGCACCATTTGATATTCATCTTGTTCCAGTTAATGTTAAAGATGAAGCAGCAATGGAATTGACTTCTGAACTTGAAGAAAAATTGCGTGGCAAAGGTTATCAGGTCTTAGTAGATGACCGTAATGAACGTGCAGGTGTTAAATTTGCTGACAGCGATTTGATTGGTTTGCCAGTTCGTGTGACAATCGGTAAAAAAGCTGCTGAGGGTGTTGTTGAAGTTAAAATTCGTGCGACAGGTGAAGTTGTTGAAATTAATAAAGATGAACTTGTCAATACCATTGAAATTTTAAGTAAATAA
- the rseP gene encoding RIP metalloprotease RseP — protein MIETLITFIIIFGIIVAIHEYGHLWWAKRSGILVREYAVGMGPKIFAHQAKDGTLYTIRILPLGGYVRLAGWGDDKTEIKKGQAASLVVSKSEVVNPEAENSVSNIVRRINLSEHVELEEAIPMLITEYDFEKELFIEGEVFGEIKRYSVDHDATIIEEDGTEVRIAPLDVQYQSAGVFHKMLTNFGGPLNNFILGIIAFIVLTFVQGGVPSTTNAIGQVDKGTPAYNAGLKAGDKIEAVNGTKTADWNNVVTEISGSKGKELKLEVSRSGKSETLSVTPKKMDGSYRVGIMQSMKTGFFDKITGGFVQAGQSATAIFKALGSLIARPSLDKLGGPVAIYQLSGQAARAGLPTIINLLAMLSINLGIVNLFPIPVLDGGKIVLNIIEAIRGKALSQEKESIITMVGVVFMLVLFVAVTWNDILRAFVN, from the coding sequence TTGATAGAAACACTGATTACTTTTATTATTATCTTTGGTATTATTGTCGCTATCCATGAATATGGCCATCTTTGGTGGGCAAAACGTTCAGGAATTTTAGTGCGTGAATATGCCGTTGGAATGGGCCCGAAAATTTTTGCTCACCAAGCAAAAGATGGGACACTTTACACGATAAGAATTCTTCCACTCGGTGGCTATGTTCGTTTAGCTGGTTGGGGTGATGACAAGACTGAAATCAAAAAAGGACAAGCTGCAAGTCTTGTTGTCAGTAAATCTGAAGTAGTAAATCCAGAAGCTGAAAATTCTGTCAGTAATATCGTCAGAAGAATTAATCTGTCAGAACATGTTGAATTAGAAGAAGCAATTCCAATGTTGATTACTGAATATGATTTTGAAAAAGAACTTTTCATTGAAGGAGAAGTTTTTGGGGAAATCAAACGTTATTCTGTTGATCATGATGCAACAATCATTGAAGAAGATGGAACAGAAGTTCGGATTGCACCACTCGATGTTCAATATCAATCAGCCGGTGTCTTTCATAAAATGTTGACAAACTTCGGTGGTCCTTTGAATAACTTTATTTTAGGAATAATCGCTTTTATCGTTCTAACCTTTGTTCAAGGAGGCGTTCCTTCAACTACTAATGCTATTGGCCAAGTTGACAAAGGAACACCCGCTTACAATGCAGGCTTAAAAGCTGGTGATAAAATTGAAGCAGTCAATGGAACTAAAACGGCAGATTGGAACAATGTTGTTACTGAAATTTCAGGTTCTAAAGGAAAAGAATTAAAACTTGAAGTTAGCCGTTCAGGCAAATCGGAAACCTTATCAGTTACACCTAAAAAAATGGACGGAAGTTACCGTGTTGGCATTATGCAATCAATGAAAACAGGTTTCTTTGATAAGATTACAGGTGGCTTTGTTCAAGCAGGCCAATCAGCTACAGCAATCTTTAAAGCTTTAGGAAGTTTGATTGCACGACCGAGTCTTGATAAACTTGGTGGTCCAGTTGCTATTTATCAACTCAGTGGCCAAGCCGCGAGAGCAGGTTTGCCGACGATTATTAATCTTTTAGCTATGCTTTCAATTAATTTAGGGATTGTCAATCTTTTTCCTATTCCAGTACTTGATGGTGGAAAAATTGTCCTAAATATTATTGAAGCAATTCGTGGCAAAGCACTCTCACAAGAAAAGGAATCAATCATCACAATGGTAGGAGTTGTCTTCATGCTTGTGCTCTTTGTAGCAGTAACATGGAATGATATTCTCCGAGCCTTTGTAAATTAA